The region CCACCATCAAAGGCGTTCTGCCGGACTGATCATTGCGGGTGTCGACATCGACCTCGCGCACGAGGAGGAGACGCAAATATTCCAAATCATTCGCCGAGGCAGCGAAATGGATCGCCGTATCGCCATCGACGCCGGGCTGTGCAGGATCGGCGCCGACATTCAGCAGCACTTGGAAGGCAAAGTGGCTTTTGTTGAGCATTGCCCATTGCAGCAGCGTGACGTTCTTGTCGCCTCTCGCCCTCACATCGGCGCCCGCCGCCACGAGCTCGGCGGCGCGCTTGCTGTTCCGCTGAAAGGCCGCGCGGAGCAATGCGACAATCTTCGGATCGGAAAATACCTCTGCGGCTTCGGGGGCGGCGACACTCGCCGTCGGATAAGCGAGCAGAGATGAGCTCAGAACGCCGATAACGAAATTCCGCCGCGACAGAGTCGTCTGCGTCATGGCGCGGACTTCATCCAAGGCTCGAACGTGCTCAAAGTATAGCCCGTCTCTCCGCTGATGTGGAGGGTGGCGCCTCTGCATTCCCGGAGGCGTGTGTCGAAGCTGTGGCTCGTTTCGATCTGTCCGAGATCGGCTCGAACGCGCCCATGGTGATGCCATATGGTCGCCTGATAATGGACGCTGTCGGTCCCCGTCCGCTCTATGCCCGATGTTTCCAACGAAGTCTCTCGGCTGGAGCCGTCGGCGGCGATCGTCCTTTCGACGATGCTTCTCTTGTCCTCGGCATATTGGCGCTCTAGCTCTTCGACGCATGCGCGATGCGACGCGAGCGCTTGCGAAGACGGCGGGACCGGCAGCCTGCCGCTCGCATGGGCGGGCAATGACGCGCGAAAGATCTCGAGTCCCAAAGAAATCACCAGCGCTCCAGAACGTATCAACGCCATAGACGCTGCTTCAGCGACATTCGATCTGCGTCTTCGACCTTCATCGCGTCTCGCCATAATAGGGGGACTCTCCGCCTCGCGAATCATTCGTGTGCTCTTTTAAATTTGCGCAGACGCAAACGGTGTCGACGCAATTATTGGAAAGCTCCTTGTGAACAAAGGAGCAGTCCGGCTTCGAATGTACCGTTTCCCTCTTGGCGCCGTTCTCATAGGCGTAAACGGCGGCCTTCGTGTCCAGGATTTCCATGAGCCTCAATCCGCCGTTTTGGCAGATCAGCCGCTCGATCGGCTTTTTCCGCCTTTGACAGTCGAGGCAGGACGGCACGTCGCCGTAGAACTCCGACAACTCGCTGATCGCGCGCTTGACCTTGTCGACGTCCACGTTCGGGCAATCGACCGCAAGGGCGCGCCCCGCGACGCCGCCAAAAGACAAGATGAAGAGGGAGAGCAACAAAGCTGTTCGCATATCATCATCCTTTGCATTTCTGTTTCGCGCGCTGAAGACTCATCGAGTCGGCTCGACGCGGTCGACGCAGGCTCTCTTCGTCAAATCGCTCCCGGGCGTGAACAGAGAAAAGGAAAAGAATGTTTCGCCTGGACTGTTTTTTCCGCCGGCTTCGTTGCGGCCGGCGCGGACAAAAACCGGCGTCGTCGCGGCGGGAAGATCGATCCGAAAGAAAGCTGTGTGCTCGTCATCGGGCAGATCGCCAAATCCGCCCGTTTTGCAATTGTCGGCGAGCAAGGTCACGGTCCCGCCGCTCAGCTGCCGTTGGAGAATTTCCTGATAATTGCCGCTCGGATAGAACTTCTGAAGCTCTATCGCGCGAACGCCCTTGGCGCTGTGGAAAATGACATCGATCGAAGCGTCGCCTTCGTTGCCCTTTTTGTGCGTAGCGTTCGCGCCGATTCCGATCGGTAGATCGACCTCGCCAAATCCATTCAGGCGCAGTCGTCCGCGCAAATGGTATGTCACGCCGAGATCTTTTTCGGAATCTTCGGGATAGGCGAAGCCCTGCCATTCGATGTTCGAAAGCGCGGCGATGTCCTTCTCGCGCTTGCCCTGCGTGAAGGCGATGAGCAGCGTCTCGAGCGGGCCGGCTGCGGCGCGCGCCTCCGCCGAAGCGCCGAGAGCCAAAGCGAGAACGAGGGAAAGTGCAAAGCGATAGGTGCGGCAAGCGACAGCCATGGTCTCTCTCGTTGTGCGAGATTCTCTTCCCAAAGGCGGAAATCTCATTTTTCAGAAGGAAAAAGCACGAAGCGCTCGCCTTTCAGCCGACTGGCTTTGTCCGGCCCGAGACTGCGTTCGCTGAAAGGGTCCACCTCGAACCAAGACAGCGAATAGGCGCCGGCATTGTGCTGAAAGCGCCACGAACCCCGCTCCCCGGCGTCCGCATCGGCGCCCCAAGGCTCATTGCTCGTAATCTCCAGGCTGTTTGGATCGATTTTCCCATTCTGAAGTCTGGTCACGACCTCGTATCCGGTCGCCCCGGGCTTCTCCGCCAACTCGGATCCGATGTCGTCGACCCAGCGAAGCTCATATGCAGGCTTTGCGAAATGCATCAGCCGATAGCCGGTGAAAGTCCGCCACAGGAGAAACACGCGTGTCCGAGCGGCGGAATACTCGCAATAGAGGTCGTAGATGATCGTGGCGACGTTGCCGTTCCGCGAGACCACGATCATTCGGTCATCCTTGATGAGGTTTATGTTATCGGTGTCGTCGCATCCGGCGTCGGTATGTGAGATGACGAATTTGCGCGCCTCATTCACCGTTGGAGCGCCGGGCGGCGGTTCTGCGCTGCAGGCCGAGGCTTGCGCGAAGAGGGCCAGGGCGCAAAGAGGCGGGGCGAGCCGGGCGGAGATTTTATACCTCATGCAAGTTTCGACCTTCCCGCCTTCGCTTTTCCAAGATCATTGCGACGAGACGGGGAACGCGGCTATCGGGAAATCTCCCACCAGCGTCCGCAATTGGTGGGGACCGGACTGCCGCCAAGCTACGGGAGATGATCGAGCCGACCAAGAAATATGATGTACCGGTGCTTGCGAGCGGCAAAGCGGCGCCGTCGATATTGTCGCAGCTCTGGTCGGGCTACGTCCGCGACAAAATCGAGGCGGTCCGCTTCAGCAAACCCCAGCGGAGATCCGCTCGAAATCTGCGGGGACTGTCCAGACAACCGGGGTCGGCTCTCGGCGATCCCGAGCCGCCGCTCGAAAAGCCGATAATGGATTGGCGTCGACAACCAAACCCTATTTTATTAAAGCGCGTATGCACGCTCGTCACCGTTCCGATCCACCCTGCGTGAATGAGACGGGCTAGCGTAGCTCGATACAGGCGGGACGCCTCGAAGGAGCACTCATGACCCTGGACGACATGATTTCAGACGGCGAATTCAAAAATGGCCAGTCCAATTTGCGGGGCATTAAGATTGCTACCGTGCGGTTTGGTGCATTTTATCTTATTGTATTGATAATAGTTGTTTTTGGATTTTTATCTTCTGTGGAGGAAATATCAGCACAATTTATCGGATTAAGATTAATACAGTTTCTATCTATTATTGCGCTTTCAGCGCTATTATCATATGCTATTTATTTTATACATGACAAATTGACGAAAAAAATGACGTCAGAAGATTCATTGCCGATGTTGCTAATTGTCTCATTTGTGCTGTCATTGATGGCGGCTGCGCTATGGGCTGGGGCCCATAATTTCTATCCGGCTCTCCTCGGGACGCCGCCTTCCGCGCCGCAGTCCCTCGACAATTTTGGGGGCCTTGTCGTCATTTCCTGGGGGTTTCTGTTCGGCTGGTCGTGCCTATTCGTAGCGCTTGTTTTTGCCTTCGAGCTCAATGATCGCAAGCTGCGTCTGGGGGCAATCCGTGAAGAGGCGCTGGGGGCTCAGATGCGCGCGCTGCGCTATCAGATCAATCCACACTTCCTGTTCAACACGCTCAATTCGATCGCGGGGCTGATCGAGGAAGGCGCGGCCACGCAGGCCGAGCGCATGGTCCTGTCGCTCTCGACCTTTCTACGGACCACGCTCGCGCTCGATCCATTTCACGATGTGCCGCTCGCGGATGAGATCGCGCTTCAAAAAGAATATCTGGGCATCGAGCGGGAGCGGTTTTCCGACCGCATGACCTTCTCCATCACAATGGATCCGAATGCCGCCGAAGCGCTGGTTCCGAGCCTGATCCTGCAGCCGCTCATCGAAAACGCCATCAAGCATGGCGTAGGCGTGCTGCCCGGCAGGGTTGAGATATCGCTGACGGCCCGCCGGGAGAATGATCGTCTGCGCGTCACGATTGAAAACGACATGCCCCGGAACGAGGCAGAGATAACAAAGCCGTCAGGGGTGGGAGTTGGCCTCAGGAACGTTGCCGATCGCTTGCACGCCCGCTTCCAGAACGAGTGCGTCATGCGGTCTGGACCCATGGGCAATGATCGATTCGAGGTTTCACTCGAGCTGCCATGGCGAACGGCATGACGGGGCGGGGGGCGTTCATGGTTGAAAGCCGGTCCGCTGCGCTGCAGCGGATCATCCACGGGCGCTGCGCCCTGCTTTGCCGGGAGACGCCGGCCCTGCGAACGATCCCGATGACTCTGGATTATTGTCGCGCGCGAGAGGCCGGCGGGCGCCTTCGGCGCGGCAAGCGCACAGCAGCCTTGTCGCATAGATACGATTTCTCGACGCCTGTGGCGGAGGCGCAACAGTCGCTCGACCGCGCGTAGACCCCTAGGTATCGCGGGGGCGGGCGTGAATCACGGCGGAAACATGTCTATCGTTTGACTATTGGATGAAGTTCATAGTCATTAATCTGTATCAAAGGCTCTCCTATGGGTAGCGCGAAGTCGAGCGCTACCTAAGGAGTTCGTCGATGCGGAATTGGCCCGAGCGCCGTGAAAGACATGCGCGCATCGAAATCATTCCGATGATCGATGTGATGATGTTTCTGCTGGTCTTCTTCGTATTGATCAGCATCAATGTCCTTCCAGCGCTCGGGCTCAAAGTCACGCCGCCCAGTTCTGCGCATCCAGACAAGGTGGTCGAGCGCACGCGCGTGACCATCGGCATCGATCGGGCCGGCGAAACCTATCTCGACGGCAAGGCCATCCCGCTCGCCGAGCTCGCCGAGCGCTTGCGCGGCCTCGCCACCGAGGACAAGCCGCTCGCCGTGGTGATCAGCGGCGACGAAGGCGCGGGCCTTCAGAGTCTCGTCTCCGTTCTGGATGCGCTGAAAGCGGCGAAGGTCGCGAGCGCCTCCATTGTCACGAGGCCGAAATAGTGCGGCCGAGACGAGCGATGGACAGGCTCGACGTCGCGAGCAACGGCGCCGGCCTCGCCGGCGTGCTGACGCTGCTCGCGTTGGCGCTGACGATGGGGCCGCAGACGACTTTCGTCGCGCCCGCCGATCCGGGCGGGCAGACGGAGATCGCGCTCGATCTCCCTGTCGAGGCGGAAGCGGCCGAGCCCCCTCCGCCCGAGCCGCCGCAAGAGACGCCGATCGAGGCGCCGCAGCCGCAAATCCTAGAGGAGACGCCGCCGCCGAGCGACGCGCCCGCGCCGATCGCCGCGCGACCAAGGCCGCAAAAGCTCGAAAAGCCGAAGCCGAAAGTGGATGAACATCCGCGCAGGGAGCGCAGCGACGATTCCAAGGCCGATGCGAAGAAGGAAGCGCGTGAGAAGCCCGCGGCCGTGCGGCGGGGCGAGGCCGGCGCGACCGAGCGGACGTCCCACGCTTCGGGCAATGTCTCCGCCTTCCGCGCTTGCCTCGCCGGCGCGCCCTACCCGAGCTCCAAGGACGCGCGGCTGCAGAAGCCTTCGGGCGCCGTCGGCATAGCGGTCTCAGGCGGCTCGGCTTCCGTCACCAGCAGTTCAGGTTCCGCCATCCTCGACGCCGCGGCGCGATCGCGCGCGGTCGCCTGCGCTTCCGCCGCGGGCGGCGGCGCGCTCAGCGGCGTCGTCGTCTTCCACCCGAGATAGTCGCAACCGAGGTCCTCCGATGAAGTTCCGTGTCCTTACGCTCGCCCTGCTCGCCGGCGCCTCGACGCCGACGCTCGTTCTCGCGCAATCGGCGCAACAGCCGCAAAAGCCGGCGCATGACAGCCGCTCGCAGAGCGGCCTCACCGCAGCGCCGACCGATTTCGGCCGCGTCGATATCTACGGCAATGGCGCGGCGGAGCCGGCGCCGGACGGCGTCAACCGCCAGGACCTCGGCGGCGGCTATATGATCGAGGAAGAGGCGGTGAAGACCCGCTCGACGGTGACGCGTGACGCCATCGCGAAAATGTCGCCGACGGCCAACCCCTATCAGATGATCAATCTTCTGCCGGGCGTCGTCATCACCAGCACCGACAACTCCGGCCTCAATGGCGGCAACATACGTATCCGCGGCTACAACAGCGATCAGCTCGGCCTCACAATCGAGGGCATGCCGGTCAACGACTCCGGCAATTACGCGCTCTATCCGCAGGAATATGTCGACAGCGAGAACATCGAGCAGATCTCGATCGCGCAAGGCTCGCCCGATCTCGACAGCCCGCACATCGGCGCCTCCGGCGGCGTCATCAACATCTACATGCGCGATCCCTCGAAGACGCGCGGCGGCTTTGTCGATTTCTCCTATGGCATGCACAGCACGGCCCGCGAATTCGCGCGCGCCGAAACCGGTCAGATCGGCGATTTCCGCGGCTATGTGTCCTATTCGCATTACACGGAGAATCACTGGTCGGGTCCGGGCTCGAACGAGCGCCAGCATGTCGACTTCAAAGGCGTGTGGGAGCCGAGCCAGGGCAATCGCATCGGCCTCTCGGTGATCTTCAACGACGCGCTGAATAACTTCTATCAATATCCGACGCTCGGCAGCTACAATACGCTCGGCGCGAGGTCGGTCGGCTACAACACGGCGCTTCCGGCCTCCTATTTCGTCCCTTCGGCGGGCGCCTGGGATCGCTCCGCCAATCAGGCGAATCTCTACTACAAATGGCGCATCAACCCGTTCCGTAATCTGATCGTCAGCGCGCCTTCGACTTTCACGATCAGCAAGGATGTGACCTATGACGCCATTCCTTATTTTTGGTACGGCTATGGCAATGGCGGCGGCGTGACATCGGTGACCGAGAATGCGACGGCCTCGGGAAGCTCGTTCTATTACGGCCGCTTCAACATCGGCGCGGCGGATTGGAACAACAATGGCGTCGTCACCAAGAACGACAAGGGGATGTATTACAACCCCTCGATCACCGAGACGCTGCGTCCCGGCCTCATCAATAAATTCACCTTCGATCTCGGCGATCACAAGCTGATGCTCGGCTATTGGTTCGAATATGCGAACCATCGCCAGACCGCGCCTTACGCTTTTCTCAACGCCGACGGCTCGGTCGCCGATCCCTATATCGACTCCGGCGCGATCACCATTCCGGGCGTCGGCGCGCCGCAGTATCGCGATCTCCTGACGCAAACGGTCACCAACACCGGCTTCGTCAGCGACACATGGTCATTGCTCGACGACAAGCTGACGATCGAATCGGGCGTGAAGGTCGCGTCCATTCATCGCTCGGTCTATAATTTCCTTCCCGGGGTGACGCCGCTCAACACGCAGAGTGATCTCGTCGCGCTGCCGCAGGCGGGGTTCCGCTATAAGTTTTGGGATTATCACCAGATTTTCGGCTCGGTCGGCACCTCCTTCCGCTCGACGCCGAATTTCGCGCTCGCGGATTCGGTGAACACCAGCAGCGGCGCGCTGACGCCGGCCAATCGGCTCGCCCCAGAAAAAGCCGTCACCGTCGAGATCGGCCATCGCTATCAGAGCCCGCTATTCGCCACCTCGGTGTCTCTCTATGGCTCGCATTATGAGAACCATCAGATCAGCACCTCCGTGTTCCTGCCGAACTCCAGTTCCTCGGTGAGCACGACGATCAACGCCGGCGCGGTCGATCTCTGGGGCGTCGCGGCGGAGATCGGCACACGGCCGATCTATAATTTCCGCCCCTATCTCTCGGCCAATTATCTACAGACACGCATTCTCGACAATCTGTCGACCTCGGGCACGACGCCGGCCGGCTCGCCTGTGTCCTCGATCAACGACTTCCTGCCGACCAAGGGCAAGCATCTGCCGAATTCGCCGACCTGGACGGGCGCGCTCGGCGTCGACTATGACGACGGCCATATTCTCGGCAATCTCGCCGCCAAGGTGACGAGCCGACAATATTCGACCTTCATGAACGACGAGTCCATCTCGCCCTACGCCCGCATCGACGCGATGGTCGGCTATCGCTTCGATGATATCGCCTTCGGCAAGAAGCCGGAGCTGCGGGTCAATCTCTACAACATCACCAACACGCATTCATTGACCGGCGCCAACAGCATCAAGAACAATGCGGTGGCGACGCGCGGCGTCTATGGCAACATGGTTTCCGCCAGCGCCCCGACCTATTACGTCGGCCAGGGCTTCTCGGCGACGGCGACCTTCTCCATGGGGTTCTGACCATGCAGATCGATCACGCCTTCTTCCACGAAATCTGCATAGACATCCTCTACGGATGTCTCGTTCTGCTCGCCTTCGTGCTCATCGAGCGGCTCGTCTATTACGGGCTGCTGGCGTTGCGCTCGCGCAGGATCAGAGCCGCGATCGAAGCGCATGCGCTCGGAAGCTCGACGACGCCGCAATCTTTCGGTCCCGACGCGCTGAGCCGCAGCTTCGCCGAATATGTCGCCGCGCAGAATGAGCCGGGCTGCACCCGCTCCCGCGTCGAGGATTTGTCCTCGGCGCTGTTCATCCGAGTCGACGCCAAGGTCAGCGCGCGCCTATGGATGCTCGACACGATCGTCACCGCGGCCCCGTTGCTCGGCCTGCTCGGCACGATCCTCGGCATCATGGACACGTTCAACGCTCTGTCGTCGGGCGGCGTCTCCGATCCGGCGGCGGTGAGCCGCGGCATCGCCGCCGCGCTCGTCGCCACCGCGGTCGGCATCGGCACGGCGCTCGTCGGGCTTCTCGCCCATAATCTCCTGCACCGCCAGGCCGACGTCCTGCTCGAGGGATTCAAGAGCGCGCTGCTCGCCGCGACGCGTGATAGGCTGCCGGCGACGGCCGAATAGGAATAAAACTGGAGGAACGCCCATGCCGATCACGCGACGTGAGCTCCTCG is a window of Methylosinus sp. C49 DNA encoding:
- a CDS encoding ankyrin repeat domain-containing protein, with translation MTQTTLSRRNFVIGVLSSSLLAYPTASVAAPEAAEVFSDPKIVALLRAAFQRNSKRAAELVAAGADVRARGDKNVTLLQWAMLNKSHFAFQVLLNVGADPAQPGVDGDTAIHFAASANDLEYLRLLLVREVDVDTRNDQSGRTPLMVALIGERERQFEMLLAAGARLTHADNMGNTILHVAAQINDAARVLRLLQKGAPAAARNRQGKTFQTYLLMTPERLLNAEARQARREIIDWMTQHGVPVEH
- a CDS encoding histidine kinase, translated to MTLDDMISDGEFKNGQSNLRGIKIATVRFGAFYLIVLIIVVFGFLSSVEEISAQFIGLRLIQFLSIIALSALLSYAIYFIHDKLTKKMTSEDSLPMLLIVSFVLSLMAAALWAGAHNFYPALLGTPPSAPQSLDNFGGLVVISWGFLFGWSCLFVALVFAFELNDRKLRLGAIREEALGAQMRALRYQINPHFLFNTLNSIAGLIEEGAATQAERMVLSLSTFLRTTLALDPFHDVPLADEIALQKEYLGIERERFSDRMTFSITMDPNAAEALVPSLILQPLIENAIKHGVGVLPGRVEISLTARRENDRLRVTIENDMPRNEAEITKPSGVGVGLRNVADRLHARFQNECVMRSGPMGNDRFEVSLELPWRTA
- a CDS encoding biopolymer transporter ExbD, whose amino-acid sequence is MRNWPERRERHARIEIIPMIDVMMFLLVFFVLISINVLPALGLKVTPPSSAHPDKVVERTRVTIGIDRAGETYLDGKAIPLAELAERLRGLATEDKPLAVVISGDEGAGLQSLVSVLDALKAAKVASASIVTRPK
- a CDS encoding TonB-dependent receptor; protein product: MKFRVLTLALLAGASTPTLVLAQSAQQPQKPAHDSRSQSGLTAAPTDFGRVDIYGNGAAEPAPDGVNRQDLGGGYMIEEEAVKTRSTVTRDAIAKMSPTANPYQMINLLPGVVITSTDNSGLNGGNIRIRGYNSDQLGLTIEGMPVNDSGNYALYPQEYVDSENIEQISIAQGSPDLDSPHIGASGGVINIYMRDPSKTRGGFVDFSYGMHSTAREFARAETGQIGDFRGYVSYSHYTENHWSGPGSNERQHVDFKGVWEPSQGNRIGLSVIFNDALNNFYQYPTLGSYNTLGARSVGYNTALPASYFVPSAGAWDRSANQANLYYKWRINPFRNLIVSAPSTFTISKDVTYDAIPYFWYGYGNGGGVTSVTENATASGSSFYYGRFNIGAADWNNNGVVTKNDKGMYYNPSITETLRPGLINKFTFDLGDHKLMLGYWFEYANHRQTAPYAFLNADGSVADPYIDSGAITIPGVGAPQYRDLLTQTVTNTGFVSDTWSLLDDKLTIESGVKVASIHRSVYNFLPGVTPLNTQSDLVALPQAGFRYKFWDYHQIFGSVGTSFRSTPNFALADSVNTSSGALTPANRLAPEKAVTVEIGHRYQSPLFATSVSLYGSHYENHQISTSVFLPNSSSSVSTTINAGAVDLWGVAAEIGTRPIYNFRPYLSANYLQTRILDNLSTSGTTPAGSPVSSINDFLPTKGKHLPNSPTWTGALGVDYDDGHILGNLAAKVTSRQYSTFMNDESISPYARIDAMVGYRFDDIAFGKKPELRVNLYNITNTHSLTGANSIKNNAVATRGVYGNMVSASAPTYYVGQGFSATATFSMGF
- a CDS encoding MotA/TolQ/ExbB proton channel family protein, with the translated sequence MQIDHAFFHEICIDILYGCLVLLAFVLIERLVYYGLLALRSRRIRAAIEAHALGSSTTPQSFGPDALSRSFAEYVAAQNEPGCTRSRVEDLSSALFIRVDAKVSARLWMLDTIVTAAPLLGLLGTILGIMDTFNALSSGGVSDPAAVSRGIAAALVATAVGIGTALVGLLAHNLLHRQADVLLEGFKSALLAATRDRLPATAE